The DNA region GCAGGTCCGCGTGCGACGCGATGCCGTCCGGCGGGACGATGCCGCCGTCGAGGTCCGACCCGAGGCCGACGTGGTCCACGCCGGCCACCTTCACGAGGTGCTCGACGTGGTCCACGAGCACCGAGAGCGGCGGGCGCGGCAGCGCGTGCGCGACGCGGAGCTCGGCCAGGTAGGGCGCCCACCTCCGCTCGACCGGGTCCGCGCCCTCGAGCGAGCGCGCCAGCGCCGCCACCTCCGGCGCGTGCGCCTGCTCGGCGGCCGCGGCGCGCGCGGCGAATCCCGCGTCGAGGAACACCGAGTGGAAGTTGACGCCCACGACGCCGCCGCCCGCCGCGATGGCGCGGACGAGGTCGTCGGGCAGGTTGCGGCGGTGGTCGGACAGGGCGCGCGCGCAGGAGTGCGTGGCCAGCACCGGCGCGCGGCTCGCGGCGATGGCCTGGGCGGCGGACGCGTCGGAGAGGTGCGAGACGTCCACCGCGATCCCGAGCCGGTTCATCTCGGCGACGGCGGCGCGGCCGAGCGGCGAGAGCCCGCCGTGGCGCGGGGCGTCGGGCTTGCCGGCGTCGGCGAACGCGGTGTGCGCGTTCCAGGTGAGCCCGACGTAGCGGACGCCGAGCGCGTGCATGCGTGCCAGCTCCGAGAGGTCACCGTGGAGCGGCTCGGCGCCCTCCATGCCGAGGAGGACCGCGATCTTCCCCGCGGCCCGGGCCGCGAGCAGCTCGTCCACGCTCCCCGCCATGGCGAGCTCCGCGGGGTGCCGGGCCACCTGCGCGCGCACCGCCGCCGCGAGCGCGAGCGCCCGCGCGTGCGCGTCCGCCTCGGGCAGCTCCGGCGGATGCCACAGCACGAAGAAGGCCGCGCCGACCCCGCCGCGCCGCATCGAGTCCAGGCTCACCTGGCCCAGCTCGCGCCGCGGCGCGCCGAGATCGTAGCGCTGGTCGAGGAGCCACTGCGGGGTGTCGAGGTGCAGGTCCACCACCGGCGCGTCGCGGAGGACGTCCTCGGCGGAGCTCGTGGACGCCGCGCGCGGCGCGGGGGAGGCGGCGCCCGGACCGGCGCAGGAGAGGAGCATGGGCATCGCGAGCAGCCAACCGATCCGCGACGTGCGCGGCTCCGTGGGCATCCAGGCTACCGGGCCATGCTATGCGGCCTCGAGCCAGGCGTCGAACGTCGGACCCGCCAGGACCGCGGCCGGCCGATCAGCGTCGATCGCGCCCGACCGCGCCGGCCCCGGGCAGGAGCCTCAGCTCGCGCGGGGCCGCGGCGATGACCGCCTTCGCGGCGGCGGCGGTCTCGGCCGTCCCCTCGTAGTGGATGGTGACGCCGGCGAACGCAAGGCGCGGGGCCAGGACGAGCAGCGCTCCGAGGGCGAGGCGAAGGGGCATCGGCGGGATTCGACCACACCGCACGCAGCGTGTGAAGCGCGCCTCGAGGGCGGCGGAGCTCACAGCATGACGCGGTGGAACCGGACCCGCCTCCGGACGCTCCTCAGCTTCAGCGCCGTCATCGTCGCGACGACGGCGACGAACGTCGCGGTGCCGACCACGGGCGCGAGCCGACCCTCCGGATCGGACCGATGGAACAGCTCGGCGACCGTGAACCCGATCGCCATCGCGGCGACGACGCCGACGGTGGCTCCGACGAGCAGGACCCCGAGGAGCGCCGGGCGGCCGCGGTGGCCGCAGCGCGGGCACGGGGCAAGGCGGGCCGCCCGCGCGGCGCCGACCTCGGCCTCGAGCTGCGCGTTGCTGAGCGACACGCCGTTCACCACGAGCCCCGTCCCGTAACCGGCGACAGCGGCCTGCGCGACCATCCCGCAGCGCGAGCACCGGTAATCGACGTACTGCTCGCCCAGCGCAGCATCGATGTCCATCCGAATCCGGACCACGGGAGCTCTCCGGTGAGAGGCGGCTGCAGCATCGTGCTGCCGCGCTGGCGACGTGCCATGCCGCAACGCCCGACGGATTCGAGCACACCCTACGCTCATTGTGAAGTCCGCGCCCGGCTACTCGCGCGGCAACCCGCCTCCGCGACGACCCTGGCCATGCCGACGACGCTGCGAGGCGGCGCGGCCGGCACCGAGCCACTCGA from Anaeromyxobacter dehalogenans 2CP-C includes:
- a CDS encoding dipeptidase, with the translated sequence MPTEPRTSRIGWLLAMPMLLSCAGPGAASPAPRAASTSSAEDVLRDAPVVDLHLDTPQWLLDQRYDLGAPRRELGQVSLDSMRRGGVGAAFFVLWHPPELPEADAHARALALAAAVRAQVARHPAELAMAGSVDELLAARAAGKIAVLLGMEGAEPLHGDLSELARMHALGVRYVGLTWNAHTAFADAGKPDAPRHGGLSPLGRAAVAEMNRLGIAVDVSHLSDASAAQAIAASRAPVLATHSCARALSDHRRNLPDDLVRAIAAGGGVVGVNFHSVFLDAGFAARAAAAEQAHAPEVAALARSLEGADPVERRWAPYLAELRVAHALPRPPLSVLVDHVEHLVKVAGVDHVGLGSDLDGGIVPPDGIASHADLPRLVAALLARGHSPEDVRKLLGGNVVRVLREVERVSRALRADAP